The DNA sequence CCCGGTCGTCCCCCAGTTGCAGTCGGGGCAGCTGGGGACGTCCTCCCAGATGGAAGTGACGAACCAGTCGAGCCACCCGTCACCGTCGAAGTCTCCGATCGTCGATCCCATCCCGTTCTCGTCGGTTCCGACGCCCGAGGCGAGGGTGCCGTCGTCGAAGCTGCCGTCACCGCGATTCCAGAACAGGCGACTGGTCCCGAAGTCGGCCGCGACGGCGAGGTCGGGCCAACCGTCGCGATCGAGATCGCTGAAGGCGGATGCGAACGCGTGGACGCCCTCGAGGGCGACGCCTGCGGATTCGGTGCGGTCCTCGAAGGTACCGGGCGCCTCCTCTCCGCGATTGCGCAGCAAGCGGGAGTGGCTCTCGAACTGCGGGATCCACTCGGTCGTGTGCAGGTCGATCCAGCCATCGCGATCGTAGTCGCCGAAGGCCACGCCGAAGCTGCGGTGCGGAAGCGCTGTGTCGACCGCCGCGCCGCGCTCGACGGCCTGTTCCCGGAAACTTCCCGAGCCGTCGTTCACGAACAGGTAGTTGCGCGTGTTCGTCTCGTCGCCGGCATCGCCGAGCGTCGTCACGTAGAGATCGAGGTCGCCGTCTCCATCGAGATCCGCGAAGCCGGCTCCGTTCGATTGCAGTTCGGGACGGAACACGCCCGCGTCTTCGGTGACATCCTCGAACCGTCCGCGTCCCCGGTTGCGATAGAGACGGTCCGAGCCGTCTACAACCGTGACGTAGAGGTCTGCGCGTCCGTCGCCGTCGACGTCGCCGACGGCGGCTCCGCCGCTCATCCGCTCCGGCTCGCAGAAGTCACCCGGCGTCTCGATCGTGAAGATGCAGTCCGGCGGCGCGACGAGCGTCTGCTGCACGTACCCGATGCCCGCTCGCTCCGAGACTTCGACGAAACGTGGTCGCCGCGCGTCCCCTGCCAGGGCCTCGGCCGCGCAGGCGACCGTCAACACGCTCGCAAGGAGCAGGGACCGCAAGAAGTCCATGGGATCAGCGCAGACGGAACGCGGCGGAAGCGACGAGGGCGAGGAACGCCACGAGCGCGCCGAGCAGGCCGAGTGCCGGAACGCCGGGGGGTGAGTACGACTCCATCGCCGCCGCAATCGGGGTATTTCCGTCGCCATCGATGGCATCGAAGGCGGCTTCGGCGGCGGGTTCGAGCTGCGTCACCAGGTTGGTCGTGATCACGCTCTCCATGGTGGGTTGGATTGCGCCGACGAAGCCGGCGCAGGGGGTCGCGTCCGTCGCCGCGTTGACGACCGATGCCGACGTCGCACCCGTTTGCACCGCGTCGATGCCTCCCGGGACATCGCTCACCGTGAAGAGGCCGGAGAGCGGAAGGGCATCCGCGCTCCAAGTGGCCGTACACGAGAACCCGATGCCGGTGACCGCGACCACATCCAGC is a window from the Myxococcota bacterium genome containing:
- a CDS encoding CRTAC1 family protein encodes the protein MRSLLLASVLTVACAAEALAGDARRPRFVEVSERAGIGYVQQTLVAPPDCIFTIETPGDFCEPERMSGGAAVGDVDGDGRADLYVTVVDGSDRLYRNRGRGRFEDVTEDAGVFRPELQSNGAGFADLDGDGDLDLYVTTLGDAGDETNTRNYLFVNDGSGSFREQAVERGAAVDTALPHRSFGVAFGDYDRDGWIDLHTTEWIPQFESHSRLLRNRGEEAPGTFEDRTESAGVALEGVHAFASAFSDLDRDGWPDLAVAADFGTSRLFWNRGDGSFDDGTLASGVGTDENGMGSTIGDFDGDGWLDWFVTSIWEDVPSCPDCNWGTTGNRLYRNEGNRRFSDATDAAGVRAGFWGWGAAAFDYDNDGDLDLAMTNGIAFPGTDVEEPFRQDPMRFWENDGSGRMTEVSGSIGLDHTGSGKGLLVFDYDQDGDLDLLVLTNGGRPQLYRNRGGNRRDWLRVRTRGARGNSEGLGARIEVTRRAGEAPQVREMGSVSHFLGQSERVAHFGLGRSRAGRVASVRISWPSGAEQIYRNVRRNCTLLVSEPTEHAAGKAELLRCGKAKAPWRRRGRAWRRW